One window of Triticum dicoccoides isolate Atlit2015 ecotype Zavitan chromosome 5A, WEW_v2.0, whole genome shotgun sequence genomic DNA carries:
- the LOC119299529 gene encoding DNA mismatch repair protein MSH6-like — translation PAASIPKPAAEPSPSPLNPKARKPPLAVPSPPPPKPSPPPQPQQEKKHDAAAAPAGEAVGRRLRVYWPLDDAWYEGTVDAYDGGSRRHRVKYDDGEEEEVDLVKEKFEWAAEEATPPPARKLRRLRRMSDTAKAKSPSAQEHEETGDSTEDEDWKKDAAPEDDSDGEEVELDDEEEEVVAVSSRKGKSRNSLSTSASVSTVRSTSGLGSASSGSTLSKKRKQVDVGALDCAKKFSFQLANTPEKAEMKVPPSCDTRERILENAHLALTGDLSERFGSRQMEKFTFLGQGRKDAKGRRPADPAYDPRTLFLPPQFLKNLTGGQRQWWEFKSQHMDKVLFFKMGKFYELYEMDAHVGAKELDLQYMKGDQPHCGFPEKNLAVNLEKLAQKGYRVLVVEQTETPDQLELRRRETGTKDKVVRREICAMVTKGTLTEGESLLANPDTSYILSVAESYPCNSTKSQDGHTIGVCIIDVSTSKFIIGQFQDDPERHVLCSILSEIRPVEIIKPAKMLSAETERALKNNTRDPLINALLPSTEFWDAEKTIQVIEQYYSSSDNLTASRNTVGVQNNVGCLPDLLSELIEAGDRAYALSALGGSLFYLKQVLLDDKLLPCAEFEPLTCSGLINNMRKHMILDAAALENLEILENATGGLSGTLYEQLNHCVTGFGKRLLKRWIVRPLYDCKAILQRQGAIAIFKGVGHECAMQFRKDLCRLPDMERLLAHLFSRCGENGRSKSVVLYEDTAKRLLQQFTAALRGCQQMFQACSSIRALTGTEGSSLLNDLLSPGKGLPDVSSVLDYFRDAFDWSEADHNGRIIPLEGCDPEYDATSCAIEEIESSLQEYLKEQRKLLRDSSVKYVNVGKDTYLIEVSESLRGSVPSDYELQSTKKGVCRYWTPEVKQLISELSKVATDKESILKGILQKLIQRFIEHHSKWRQLVSVSAEIDVLVSLSIAGDYFEGPTCCPTIRELCGPDDTPTFHARNLGHPIIRSDSLSMGSFVPNNINMGGPGNASFIVLTGPNMGGKSTLLRQVCLTIILAQIGANVPAENLELSLVDRIFVRMGARDHIMAGKSTFLVELMETASVLSSATKNSLVALDELGRGTSTSDGQAIAASVLDYLVHRVQCLGLFSTHYHKLAVEHEDGKVSLCHMACQVGTGEGGLEEVTFLYRLTAGSCPKSYGVNVARLAGIPASVLQRANEKSIDFEANYGKRRCATKDKAICTQEDNFATIKDLFCVVKAGNHQEDQATSLSRIREVQMRAREIA, via the exons CCCGCCGCCTCCATCCCTAAGCCCGCCGCAGAACCCTCCCCGTCGCCGCTGAACCCTAAGGCGAGGAAGCCCCCTCTCGCCGTGCCCTCCCCTCCCCCACCAAAGCCGtctccgccgccgcagccgcagcaGGAGAAGAagcatgatgcagcggcggcgcctGCGGGAGAGGCGGTGGGGCGGCGGCTGCGGGTGTACTGGCCGCTGGACGACGCGTGGTACGAGGGCACGGTGGATGCCTACGACGGGGGCTCCCGCCGGCACCGCGTGAAGTACgacgacggggaggaggaggaggtcgaccTCGTCAAGGAGAAATTCGAGTGGGCCGCCGAGGAGGCGACGCCGCCCCCGGCCAGGAAGCTGCGACGTCTTCGGAGGATGTCTGACACCGCAAAGGCGAAGTCGccgtctgcgcaggagcatgaggaAACTGGGGATTCCACTGAGGACGAGGACTGGAAGAAGGATGCTGCTCCGGAGGATGATTCTGAtggggaggaggtggagttggatgacgaagaggaagaggttgttgcGGTCAGTTCGCGAAAGGGGAAATCAAGGAACTCCTTGTCCACGTCAGCTTCAGTGTCCACAGTGCGGTCAACGTCTGGTCTTGGCTCAGCATCATCAGGGTCAACGTTGTCAAAGAAGAGGAAACAAGTGGATGTTGGTGCATTGGATTGTGCTAAGAAGTTCAGCTTTCAACTAGCTAACACCCCTGAAAAGGCTGAAATGAAGGTGCCACCGAGCTGTGATACGA GAGAGAGGATTTTAGAGAATGCTCACCTTGCTCTTACTGGAGACCTGTCTGAGCGCTTTGGAAGTCGGCAGATGGAGAAGTTCACATTCCTTGGGCA GGGGCGCAAAGATGCAAAAGGGAGACGACCTGCAGACCCAGCCTATGATCCAAGAACTCTCTTCTTGCCTCCCCAGTTCTTGAAGAACTTGACAGGTGGACAG AGGCAATGGTGGGAATTTAAATCCCAGCACATGGATAAGGTCCTGTTCTTCAAG ATGGGCAAATTCTATGAATTGTACGAGATGGATGCTCATGTTGGGGCCAAGGAGCTTGATCTTCAATACATGAAG GGTGACCAACCTCACTGTGGCTTCCCAGAGAAGAATTTAGCAGTGAATTTGGAGAAACTAGCTCAGAAG GGTTATCGGGTTCTGGTTGTAGAGCAGACCGAGACGCCAGACCAGCTTGAACTTCGCCGTAGAGAGACGGGTACAAAAGACAAG GTTGTGAGGCGTGAAATATGTGCAATGGTCACAAAAGGAACACTGACAGAAGGAGAATCCCTTCTGGCGAATCCAGATACGTCATACATCTTGTCCGTGGCTGAAAGTTATCCATGTAATTCAACAAAGAGTCAAGATGGTCATACAATTGGTGTTTGCATAATTGATGTTTCTACAAGCAAATTCATCATTGGACAG tttcaagaTGACCCTGAACGTCATGTGCTATGTTCCATTTTGTCTGAAATACGACCTGTGGAAATCATAAAGCCAGCTAAGATGCTGAGTGCAGAAACTGAGAGGGCACTGAAAAACAATACAAGAGACCCTTTGATAAATGCTTTGCTTCCATCTACGGAATTTTGGGATGCAGAGAAAACTATTCAGGTAATAGAGCAATACTACAGCTCATCAGATAATCTCACTGCGTCACGAAACACTGTTGGTGTACAAAACAATGTGGGCTGTCTGCCTGACCTATTAAGTGAGCTAATTGAAGCTGGTGATCGAGCGTATGCGCTTTCTGCTCTTGGAGGTTCTTTGTTTTACTTAAAGCAAGTCCTTCTGGATGACAAATTGCTTCCATGTGCTGAATTTGAGCCCCTGACATGCTCGGGGCTCATCAACAATATGCGGAAGCATATGATACTTGATGCTGCCGCACTGGAAAATTTGGAGATCCTAGAGAATGCAACTGGTGGTCTCTCAGG GACCTTGTATGAACAATTGAATCATTGTGTTACTGGATTTGGGAAAAGATTGCTCAAACGGTGGATTGTAAGGCCTTTGTATGATTGCAAAGCAATACTACAGCGTCAAGGTGCCATTGCTATTTTCAAG GGAGTCGGGCATGAATGTGCTATGCAGTTCCGTAAAGATTTATGTAGACTTCCAGACATGGAGCGTCTGCTTGCACACCTTTTCTCTAGATG TGGTGAAAATGGGAGATCTAAGTCAGTTGTTCTATATGAAGACACAGCAAAGAGACTGCTCCAGCAGTTCACTGCTGCCCTTCGTGGTTGCCAGCAAATGTTTCAGGCATGTTCTTCTATTAGGGCGTTGACAGGCACAGAGGGGTCTTCTCTACTAAATGATTTGCTTTCACCAG GCAAAGGGTTACCAGATGTGTCATCTGTTTTAGATTACTTCAGGGATGCATTTGATTGGTCAGAGGCTGATCATAATGGTCGGATCATACCTCTTGAAGGTTGTGACCCTGAATATGATGCCACTTCCTGTGCCATAGAGGAGATCGAATCCAGTCTACAGGAGTACCTGAAGGAGCAAAGAAAGCTACTGAGGGATTCATCG GTTAAGTATGTAAATGTTGGAAAGGATACTTACCTTATTGAAGTGTCTGAGAGCCTGAGGGGTTCTGTTCCTAGTGACTATGAGTTGCAGTCTACAAAAAAG GGTGTCTGCCGGTACTGGACACCAGAAGTAAAACAACTAATATCAGAACTTTCTAAGGTTGCAACGGATAAAGAATCAATATTGAAAGGCATTCTTCAGAAACTGATTCAACGCTTTATTGAGCATCACAGCAAGTGGAGACAGTTGGTGTCTGTGTCTGCTG AGATTGATGTTTTGGTTAGTCTTTCTATTGCGGGTGATTATTTTGAGGGGCCAACATGCTGTCCAACTATCAGAGAATTGTGTGGTCCAGATGATACTCCTACTTTCCATGCAAGAAATCTTGGGCATCCCATTATTCGAAGTGATTCGTTAAGCATGGGTTCATTTGTACCAAATAACATTAACATGGGTGGGCCAGGAAATGCCAGCTTTATTGTTCTTACTGGTCCAAATATGGGTGGTAAATCAACTCTCCTGCGTCAAGTTTGTCTTACCATAATATTGGCACAG ATTGGAGCAAATGTTCCGGCGGAAAACCTTGAGCTTTCTCTTGTTGACCGTATCTTTGTTCGCATGGGAGCAAGGGATCATATTATGGCTGGAAAAAGTACATTCTTGGTGGAGCTCATGGAGACTGCTTCCGTGCTT TCGTCAGCTACCAAGAATTCTCTTGTGGCTTTAGATGAGCTTGGGCGGGGCACATCGACTTCTGATGGACAAGCTATTGC GGCATCTGTTCTAGATTATCTAGTTCATCGTGTGCAGTGTCTAGGCTTGTTTTCTACCCACTACCATAAGTTAGCAGTGGAACATGAGGATGGCAAG GTATCACTTTGCCATATGGCATGCCAAGTAGGCACTGGAGAAGGAGGTTTGGAAGAAGTGACTTTCCTTTACAGATTAACAGCTGGTTCATGTCCCAAAAGCTATGGCGTGAATGTTGCTCGATTAGCAG GAATACCTGCATCAGTGCTTCAAAGGGCTAATGAGAAGTCAATTGACTTTGAGGCTAATTATGGGAAACGCCGCTGTGCAACTAAAGATAAGGCGATCTGTACACAGGAGGATAACTTTGCTACCATTAAGGATTTGTTCTGTGTTGTGAAGGCAGGGAATCATCAAGAAGATCAGGCAACAAGCTTAAGCAGGATTCGTGAAGTACAGATGCGTGCCAGGGAGATTGCATGA